The genomic DNA tttagtgatttttttcctctcaggtCAGTGATTACCTCAGGTTACTTACAGTctaacatttaatattttcattttcaggaagGTTTACCCATGCTTCACCCGATCTTTTTGCcattaatttcttctgcagGAAATATTGATTGCCGATGCTGTTCTTTCATGTGTGCCAAAGAGCAAAGCCTGCCCTGCACAGAGCCCTTGCTGGGACAGCAGCAAATGAGtgaagacacacacacatgcacacgtaCGAATTTAACTATTGCCATCTAATGGGTGACATCTAATGATCCAGGTTGGGCATATGTCGTGGTTTcgattgcggggtgacaataaaaccgtggcagatgtattgttaaccctctcgccccctcttcccccctttcagcccctccctctccccccttcccactaaggacaggcgattgggagggaaagaagggccgagagaagagagttggaaaaattaaaaatgttttactaatgctactaataaaatagagaaaataatacaaaatatacaaaaccaatcttgaaagtcccggccactgctccggcaggtgtggggccggcacccaaagtcctggactggactctgcagccaaccggaactggattcagtctgtcactaggcctcagttcgcagggacaacttgCAAGGTCTTCTCCCAGTGTCAGCCGtgaggaaaagggacgagatccttgtgatctcccacttttatatgaagtatcacgtgaataggatggaatactttagttggtcagtttcagttcacctcctgcttgcacatctggcgagatgcatcattatcaatgtccttgcataccattgctatgtctaccaaaacatgtatctagctttcaggaaagcacagtttgtaagaagactttagctgacagaaaaattccctaaaagagaaacttgttttttaacaaaaccaggacagcatGGATGCAAGTCCCACTTCTACTGGACTCCTTGGCTGGGAATCAGGTCCAAATTGCAGATACTGAAATGTTGCTGTTGAGATGTCCTGGCTGTCACTGAAAGATCCTCTTTGTCAACAGAACTTACTTTGCGAGGAGGAAAGGAGCTagtgaagaaaaccagaagaggaagaaatcatatgtcctgctgctgcaacTCTATGAATTAATGGCAAGAGCTGGAATGTCAAAAATTTATACCCAAAGGTTTCGCCATGCCACTGCCACATCGTGTTTATTGTGCTGTTTACTGCACTTACATCACCAAAACCTCTTGTgtagaaaaacaatattttctttgaagttcaGAAAGTATTTGATTAAGTAGTATTCTTTCCATCATCAGTGTTTTCCAGCTATGGTGTCGAACAGAGAGCTATAGTGGGACCATACAATGCATGAAAACattctggaaagaagaaagagtccCTGGAGGAAGGGATGAAGCAaactgagagaaggaaaagcctTCCCACAACTCAAGGCAACCCATTTGCAAAGAGGGAAATATCTCATCAGGGAAGAGCAAGAGACTTGCCCAGACAAAAAGACTTTCTTAATGAACAGGATTGTATCTATCTGAACTatgtctgtattaaaaaaatatgttctgaaCTTCAGATGAGGAACATCAGAGCTATCCcacaagaaaaaagtattttgatagAAGCTGCTTCTAGCTGAAGTActgtgacctttgaaggtctgaAAAAgccttgaaacagaaaaaaagctgggACAAATTTGCAAGGGTCACCTGCTGGCAATCATGATACTTTTTCATCTTGGTTTCTCCTACAGTCCTCTTGAAGCATCTCATTCTTTCTACCTGCCCTCAATTGCTAGCTGGATACTTGTTTTTATCATCAAACAAGCTGGATTACTGAGATGAATTTGGCTCAAGGTCTCACAGAGAAAACACTGTGACTCAGTGAAGTGTTCTACAACTAAACAGAAACTAAACATCCTTCTCTACATTTTAGTAcagtttcagctgaaaaatagaGACAACTTCTGTCAGTAAAGCACCTCTTTTGTATCCTGCAGTATCAGGGTCTGAGCTGCACTAGATGCATTTACAGTGTATATAATTAAAACATTGCACATTTTCACAGAGAAGTTCAAGTGACCGCAATTTCAAAGACTAGGAACACAAATCCATGTTAAAACACCTGCTATAAAGACAAGCCTGATTTCAAATCCATTCATCCATCACTTCTTCCCAATGACTTTAGTAGGAGCAACCCATTTAAAAGTCAGGCTACTCTTCCAAAGCAAGCTTTCAGGTAGATTTAGGATGGCAAATTTACTTTTGAAAACTGCCTAATCTTGGCTGTATCTGTGCTCAGTTTTAGCTCCATcacttgtttttgttcaaaTAACACAATGTACAGTAGCACTTCCATTGGGTGTCAAATTTAAACATACAACCGTAACGACATAATCTAAGCATGTGTCTAACATTTAGTGTAAGTGCTGTTCGCATCAACTAGCTGGCTTCCCTAAACCAGGAGGGGGGCCAGTGAGGGTCATATAACCCACAGGTGGGTGTTCTTCAGAAACAACCAGcatgaaaatgaagcaaagcaTCACTTGTGGCTCATACTCTGCCAGGAGCCCAGTGACTTCTTCCAGCTCCACTCAGCATCACTTGACTTTCCATCAATAGTTTCAAACTTTGTGAAATTACATCACTGCAGGTGACCAATGGGTCACAGTTACCAGTGGGCATCAGAGACCCACCTGCCATGAGGACTAAGATTCTGCAAGTATTGCAGGTCTCTGTTATAAAGGTGTACAAATGCTAAGTTTTCCATTAGCATGACCACAATTACTGGACATCTTtggggctttatttttttgatggTAGAAGATGATAAAAGCAGGAATATTAACAGGAGTCATACCAAGTAAAAAGATGATCTTatcagttttggttttcatctgCCCATCAGGTCTTGCTCTAGTAAGAGAACAGATCTAAACTAGCATCAGAATTGATAGCCATTAGTTCTGCACTCTTAGAGATGtctgcagaaacaaaatgaCTATTATTTTGATGACAACTGAAAGTGTTTGCAGACTTGTGGAACGAAATGAtataatttagtaattttctgtGAGATAATAATAATGTCCTAATTGAAAAATGTACTCTGATACAATTATCCTACATCCTTATAAGCCTGCCTCAGGAGCACAGTAAAAGAACAAATGGGAATATTTTTACCACAACATGTGAGGAAAAGCTCTCAAAGTTTTATGTGTATCACTCACTGTGCATTCAGGAGACAGAAGCCTCGTAAAAGCTGAATGTTTCCTGATTTGGTCTGGTAACCTCTTGGGCAGGATCCAAAGGAAGCTTTAGCCACATAAGTCAGAGACAGACTTAAAGGTGGAACTCATGCATACACATGGGTGCCCCATGCCCTGGTATGCATTGGGATATCTCCCCTGGCTTCCACCTGCAGGTCCCCAAGGACATAGGTCTCCTATGTATTATCTTCTGCCAGACCATCTGCAGATGGGTTATGTATTCCTGAGTGTCTAAAATGGCACTGGATGCCTTTGTTTAGGCATCTGGATTGCTTCCTCCATGTCAGAGTCAAACTTGTTATCCTAAGTTCTCCAGCTGAAGCCTGGCAGgtcaggagggaagaggaaagagcGTTGCTGCTCGTCTATCTCCCATGTTTTCAAGAGTGagtctgctctgcttttgcaaaGAAACCAGTCTGAAATTGGTGTGCAGGTCTGTTTGCCCCCAGGACAGCCTCAAGCCCCGGATccaaggggaaaggcaggacaGGACGTGGTCACCTGTGGTTTCCCTGTGGGTTAGCTCTAGGAGATCCCATTTCTGCACACAGGTTTCTGTCAAATTGTGCATGCTACAGCCACACATTAGCTCTGGCTCTTCAACTCCGGTGCAGCACAAACACTGACTTGTAAGCACCTATATCCTCCACGTGGAGCTGGTTTGGGgaagatcatagaatcgtagaatagtttgggttggaagagaccttcaaaggtcatctagtccaaccccctgcaatgagcagggacatctgcaactagatcaggttgctcagagccccgtccagcctggcctgggatgtctccaggaatggggcatctaccacctctctgggcaacctgggccagtgttttaccaccctcattgtaaaaagtttcttcctcatatctggtctgaatctcccctcctttagtttaaagccgTTAtcctttgtcctgtcactgcagGACCTGCTAAAGGGCCCGTCCCCATATTTCTTATAGGCTCCCTGtaagtattgaaaggccacaataaggtgtccccagagctttctcttttccaggctgaacagccccaactctctcagcctgtcctcacagcataACTATTCCaaccctctgatcatttttgtggtctcctctggcccctctccaacaggtccatgtctttcctgtactgaggcccccagagctggacacaggactccagctggggtctcaccagagcggagcagaggggcagaatcacctccctcggcctgctgcccacgctgcttttgatgcagcaaGGAGTGTATAACCTGAAAGCTACCTCATCCTCATGTTGCTAAGAGTAACACTAAGCAGAGTTAAAGTCCATATGGCTTCCTACCACCTGCAGCAGTAGAGATGTGCATGACTTACCTAGGCTACAGTGGACCCCACATAAAATATCAGTAATAAGTTCCAGGCTAATGAGCATGACAAAGTTAGCTAAGTAGAAGCAACAAAACCTTGgctttaaagaagaaacagtGCATTTGAAGTTGTTAAtgggctggcagctgctgctggggcttaCAGGGATGGCTGGGACTGAACTGCCATTGGCCTAATTGCTGCCAATGGCAATACTGGAGAACAGAAAAGAGCAGCACGTCCTATTTACTGACATTTATGCTGTGAAAGAAGAGGAACTGCCAGCCTGGGACCTCGCAGAAAGCACAGGGAGAGTGAAGCCATGTCAGGAGCCCCTCTGGTGGAGGAGAAATGGCTgttcagcagctcctctgacACGCAAGTAATAAAAAGGCTTCTGGCCATTAGTTTTAGGCAcatttacttaatttttctgGCCTTCTATGTACACAGAGTGGTACCATGAACCCCCCTGAATGAGAGAGCCCATCTGGGTGTGTACACCGCTTGTTGTTGGGATCCTTCTCGCACCAAGCAGGGACAAACTGGTGGTCCCAAGAGCCCCGTGAGAGTGAAGCTGAAGATGCTTGCCTTCCTCCTTTATCCCCTCTGACCGTCCCAGGGAATCCCCAGCTGTAGGAGGAGGGTTCAGGAGCCAGGAAGCAGCATGAGgaggaaacagcaaaaccaaaattcttCCATATTCACCCAAAGTCCTCATGCAGATGTCACCCCCCAGTTTGCCACCCACAGGAGCTCATCCCAGCTGCTGTGAAGTAGCCACCCGCCCTCTGGTCTGTGCAGTGATTGCGGAGATTAGAAGTCACCATGGCTGTACTCAGAAtgctgaggaagaggatgggGCATGTCCCTGCCAGCATGCAGCTCAGATTTTGGAGAGGTGGAAGCCTAGGAAGTGGAAGGTCTATGTCTCCAGCACAGCAAAGGTGTGATGGCAGTGTCACATGCTGGTGGGCACAGGGGCTTGAAGGGCGGCCTGTTTGCCAGGGTATGTGGGAAGTCTTGCAGCTCGAGCTGCCTGTCCATCCTGTCACCATGCCCTGGAGCCATCATGCAGGCATGGGACGCGCCTGCCTTCTTGATCCTCACGCAGAAGAGGTGCCTACTGCAATGAGCTGCCCTGCATCTGCTGCCCTTGAGGCCTTTCCTGATGGTACAGTGAGGGATAGGCAGGCTCATAATATATTAATAAGCAAGAGCTTTTTATTTATAAGGCAACCTGCTCCCTGCTATGGAGCTGGAGGCACTGTGCAATAAGTCATAACAAATCTAACGAAACAGTATAAATAAGTAACCAGCTTTAATCTGTAGATTAATTGCTGTAGAATTATTGGGCAGATTAGCGAACAGAAAattaggtttttgttttctcttcattgTTCAAGTTTCTTGTGATTCTGGAAGCtgtaaattttttcttttttggggggtgtctATGAAGGAGCAAGAAACATAGCCAAAGGTCAAAATGATGAGAATGCCTCAAGCACCAGAGGGGAAAGGTCAGAGGAATCTGCCCGTCAGACTGGGACTCGCTGActggggctgcagagagcagcacagTGCCAAAGGCtggtcctggcacagcccctcacccctccccaaaccagcagcacctgcagtcACAGAGGGAGATGACTTAGAGGAATCCTGGCCTTTGCCCTGCACGGCACAGGTTGACTTCTATGCCGTTGCGTTTCATGCTGGCTGAGTTCTGGGCACGGATTTCAAGCCGGCTATGACATAGGTTGGTGTGATGTCATCAGTGGCATCCATTGCTCCCCTCTCTGTTGGGCCACAGGGCGAGGTGTGAGGGGCCAGGCTGGGTCTCTGCCCCCTCCATCAGCAACGAGCGGCGAACCGGAGCTGCCGTTGCCAAATGATGTCCTGCTCATCGTGCTGCACCTCCTGCCAGCAGAAGCTCATCGAGAAGCTGCAGGCTAAGAAAGCCTTTCAGGAGAAGATTCGCAGTTTTCAGGAGTCAATGAAGAGCTTTCGAGAGAAGATCAACAGCTTTCGGGAAAAAGTCAGAGTCTTCAAGATGGCCATCCGAGCCttctgggaggaagaaaagccaaTCTGGGAGGAGGAAACTGCCTTTCGTGAGGAAGAAAAGGCCATTCAGAAGGAAGCAGAGGCCTTCTGGAGATTGTATTGTGACTTCTGGAAGGACTGTCATGCTTTCTGGAAGAAGGGTAAGgatttctggaaagaaaatgagccCCTCTGTGGGAAAGACAAAGTCCTTCTGCATGAGAACAGAGTCCTATGGGCAgaagaagcagctctgtgggaagaTCAAATAGCTCTCCTGAAAGAGGACAGAGCTCTCTGGGAAGACGAGAAGGCCCTccaggaagacaaaaaaaccctcaaggaGTACGAAACGTTGATCTGGGAGGAAGCCTTTGGTCCTGAGAGACTGGATATCTCCAGGGATGCCACTGTCCACAGGGGGAATGCATAAATTGTTCTGCTAGACTCAGAAACATGTGGAAAGCCATGTATACTGATGtggatcatttttttttttgctttaaagccATTGTACTTATGTGTTCAGGacattatttattcttttgacGCCCTGTAGCCTGAGGAATGGGGTAAACCTCTGGTTTTCTGGTCTGTCACCAGGAGGCATGTGGGTGGTAAAGCCACAAGAAGCTGAGGGCTTAATAGTTGAGATCATCTTCTGGAGCTCACAATATCTCACCTGAGATATTGTTATATCAACAGAGTCAGTTCCAAAATAAGGCACTGATAAATCAGAGCTTTCAGATCCCCCATATTTAAGAGTCACAGTTAACACTCCTGAGTCTTAATGAGAAAATTCATGCTGTTCCACCAGGTTTGGGCTTTGACTTCCCATGAAACTTCCCACTGCTCTTGGGAGCATGATGGGAACGTGTACCTGCTCAGGTGAGCCGCTGCATCCCTGTCTGGCTGGGGGCAGCTTTGGTACCAGCCTTGCTGGCATGGGCAGAGGCTGGAGAGAGAATTGGGAGGGATTGCAGAAGTCAGCAGCATGTGGGAAAAGATGCAAGCTGGAGGAAAAGTTGGCAGTAAGTCCCTCAGCAAGAGAGAAATACATTTAGCAGTGTgagtatgtatgtgtgtgtgtaagagCAAGAGAAGGTGCACACAGGGACTGGGATTGTTATCCACCAACTGAGCTGTTGCCAGTGGCACGTACAGGACTCTCTAACAGAAAATCCTCAATAACTGCAGTGCAACATGTGGATGATATTTAGCAATATTTTACATGATGTGAGTACAGAGCACAGGAattgcagtttttctttccttttgaggAACTGAACTCAGATGCTTCACATTTTTGAAGCTGTCCAAGAGACAAATCTATATTTGACATCCAGGAGTGTGGGGGACAAGAGCAAGAGTGAAAAGTACTCATCTGAGTCAAACCAGGCATTGAATTTTTCTCTGGTATGGTAGCATTAGTAACTCGTTCTTTTTCAATGTGGGGTTTTAACACTGAAAAGGCTCAGGGACACAATGTAAGAAGCCTTTACAATTGCTGTTGAAGAATCTGATGATTTCTGCAACTGGCAGGCATACTTAGGCTGTCACTCAAGCCTGTCACTCAAGTTCAGTCCTTTGTGATCTGATGTAGGATAAGGCTGCCTGCCCTGTTTAATTTTGCTCAAGACAAATTATACACtatgtctttcctgaaaaattcATGAATATTTATTGCTTAATGAATAACCAGCCCATAAAAAATCCAGCTGATTCAGCCAGGGTAGGAATGTTTTGCAACCTTTTCAAATGTTATTATATTATTACCATGTAAGCAAGAGATGAAAATGACCCATTAGACCATTCAGTGCAACTTCCTGCAAATTCAGGCCTCTTACGCATTAGCGCTTTATCACTAGATGCTATAGAGAGAAAGaacctttcagaaaataacagtATACACAAAGCAGTTGTcacttaatatattttaatgtcaaaAGCCAAGAATTTATCTCGGTTATTCAAATTCACATGTCAAATTAACATCTATTTAAACTAAAATTAGGGATGCTTTCTCTTGCACAGTACTTGAACCACATTAAATGCTCTTAGGAAAGCTCCCAGTCATTTCTTCTGGTGAGAGCTCTGTCAGTATGATACAATTGTTGTAAAATTTGTTACACAATACAGCACAAAGGAGACAGAAGTTCAGCCGGAGAAAAGCATCTACCGATATGGTTTTAGCCCGCCGATGGCAGTGCCATCCACCTGGTAGCTTCAGAGTAACCCTTTCTTGGGTGGCATTGCTGGAGAGAGACCACATGCAAAAGGCTTATTGGGGCTGGGTATTTGAAGTGGGAAGTTAGAGGGcacctgctctgcagccagcagctctggTCTCTGCGAACTCTTTGGAGCGGTAAAGCGGTGAGGGGAACAAAGAACATCACTACTGTAAGGAAAAGCTCAGTTACCTTTGTCTCCTCTGCAACATGCACACAGAGGTTGTCAAGGTGTGAAATTCAGAGTGAAAAAGCTACATGAATACACTTCTCTTGGAAAAGCACGTCTGCTGATCTGGCATAGGTTGGCTGTAGGTACCAGGAAAGAATTGGGTGTGTCTGAAGAACTGAAGATGTTTGAAGCACGGACTCACCTAGAGTGGAAGGACCTAAAGAAGCTGCCAAGCCCACCTGTGCCTCGAAAGCAGCTGTACCTGTAATGCTCTGTTCAAACACTTGTCTAAGCTGTTTGGCTTGTTTAGTTCCCAGCACCAGTGTTGCACAACCATCACTTTCTCCCTAGGGATTtacttatattaattttttaatggtGTCGGAGGTGAATCttcttaatttcagttttgactTCTTGTCTGTAGCCCTATCCAGAGTGGACATTGGGAACAGCCCTTCCATTTGCCTTGTATTTATCTGTCTGACCCCTGGTATTGCCTCCTCTACCCACGTCTCCCTAGACTAACCCTTCCCATCTCCTTCTAGCCTCCTTCACTGACCAAGTGCTTTAGGTATCTAGAAGGCTTATGTCCACCCTTCTGGCTCTCCCTCCgaaagactgaaaaattgaTACCATTTGCAGCATCCAGATGCAATTGTAGAAGATGCTGAAAGTCCAGGTCATAGACATTGTTTTGCAGAGGAGATTCGGCCAGGAGTGACGCAACTGAGCCCTTTGGACACCAAACATCAGTGTCgagctgtgctggtgctggtgggtcCTTCTGCAGAGCGATGCCACCCCTGTCCTCCGCCCCAAGATGTCTCAGCCCCGTGCGAATGGAGGGCAAACCTGGGACTCAGTGACACAGACTCAGGCAGAACAGGCACCGATGTAACTTTAGACCATAATCAAACTTCCCGTGGTTGCTGTTCAAATAAAGAGGCATTAAAGATAAAAGCAGAACCATTAGTGTAATTTCAGAGTAAACAGAGGGATAAAACCcaaatacagcaaaacactGTGAACCCCAACAAGCATTACACATTGGCAATGCAATTAATTTGAAGTCAATGAGCTGTGTGCAGTCAGGAGGGGTTCGAAGGCTTAGCAAGTCCTGCACAGAGTGATCTGTCAATGGGACGCAGAAATGTGACAGACTGGCTGGGCTGCACCCCCCGAGCTCACCTGCTTTTTGGTGCAGGCAACGCACTTCTTGCTCTCTTTCCCTGGTAAACTGGGCAAAAATAAGGATATATTATagaaaacatcacagaaaaaaatatgttgagGCAGAAGGGTCCTACTTTATCCACACTGAAAGGCAGCCCTGGCCTCAGTCACAAGCCAGGGAGGATGCtgataaaactgaaattcataTTTATAGGTGAtacttcagttttttctttcaaagtctcTACTCAAGTGATTCACAGCAGGCTATTTTCTGCTCAGAGCCAGAACAAAGGTGGAAGTAGTGGACTGCAGCTTTGTACCTCTAAAACACAGAACATCCCAAAGCCCAAAGTGTCTTACAGAAGGATGACAACTCCCACGCAGAGCAATAAATAGATTGAGTCATTAGAGCCAAATCAGCATAAATATTTgaatggaaggaagaaatagcTCCTGAGCTCACCTGCAcgttttttaaatgcagcattGTCATCAGAAAACATTCCTGACGCAGCTGTGAAGCTAACCAGTGGGAGAGGCAGAACACGGGAAATGGTAAAGAGTCATTTAAGTCAACTCACATGTCAACGCGCCATAAACCAGAATGGCGAGagtgacagaagaaaattaaatttattcagtatatgtatgtgtatatgtgagtgtgtgtgtattaATAGCTATAATTTCCAACTTTACATGTCAGTCACTGCATAGGAGGAATATAAAAAATCTGGGAGGCGGGCCTATGACTCATGGGATATTGGAGGTATGGAGCCACAAATATaaatcctgctgctgttctgccagGAAGTCTGGCTGGACTGTTGAAAAGTCAGTGCAGAAGGTGCTGTGGAAATTGAAGGAGGAGATAGAATATTGTGGCTGAAAATAtcagatggggaaaaaataaccaCACTTGGATCCTTCAGAAATTAATATCTAATGTGTGTTAAAGAAGAGAGGAACCAcaaagaaactgcatttttaaaacatataatgctgaaaatctgtctgaatctccccttctctctctgtctctcctctcttttattcttcttttaatcttctttcATTGATTGATTGAACTAGGAGCATGAtctgcagagagggagggaatTCCACATTCTTGACATTTGGGGATTTTGGAGAAGGTTTTGGTCCTGATCCAGCAATTCACTCAGTCTGTGCAGTCCCTCAGAGTACTTGAAATGTTCCAAAGTCTCATACAAAtccaaatttaaaattaaaaccgGGATTCTGCTGTTGCTGGTTCACAGGTGATATGAGAAGCAGGCAAGGGAAGCACTCAGAGGAGGCGGTGAATTTGAGCACAAGCATACATGCTCGTTGATGTGGGCTTCTatcaaaacaaaagacaattcAGATTTGTATCTGGGACCTTCAGAAACTGTAGCAGCAGCCCTGGAGTTGtaaagataaagacagtttgtATCTTGGGTCTTCAAGCTGGCAGAACATTATGAATGACACAGAACCACTAAGCAAGCAACCAGATTCCCTTGGCTGTGAGTTGCCCTCTCcttatttgtgattttttgcCTCTGCTATTGGAAGCGTTGCTGCAATTCctcacagcaggagctgggcagctACTGACTTACCAAACCTCAGGTTCAAGGCTGTGGAAGGAGGTGACCTCAGCGTGGGGCCGTGACAACATTCCTTTTGTGCCACTGCCTTCCTTAGCATCCTGTGCCTCACCATGCTGCTCAGGGAACAGtatgtaaaaattaattaagGATCGTGTTTCTTTGGTCCGAATGGACACATTGCTGTCTACCCTCCACATTTTTAACATGAGTTATAGCATCATGATTTTGTTATCCCGCAGAGCAGCTTTCTGAGTGTTTTGGCGTAGGAGTTTTCAAGCCAAATTACTGTTATTATTGTAATTCTCCATGTGAATGCCACACTTCCAGGGCTCTGCTTAGCTAGCATGAGAGCACTGAAATAGAAATTGGGTTGAAAAGCTGCTATTTCGCTGCTCACCCAGGCAGCAAATTTCCAAATCATGTACAGGTTTTCCTCCCTGTTCTTCAAGATTGCTCTGCACGTTTGTGGCTTTACTGCCGTACTGCAGGCGGGAGGACAGAAGTGGCAACCGAAGTCAAGTCTCACTGGGAGCACAGCGGGTGTCTCTTTTATGAACATGCTCTCTTTCCGCTgactcacaaaaaaaaaaagcagctttccctgCAGACTTCATTGCAATTTCAGTCTGCAACCCAAACACATGAAGTCCCACTAAGGAGAAAGCTATACAGCCCTCGGTTGCTTCATACATGCACTTAATTTTTCAAGCGACCTACATTGGCTCTACATTGTATCAAGATACACAGCAGTTTCTTCTTCTCAATGCCATTCAGATTTACATCTATGCAATTagcagaaatgtttaatttggaaaaaaaacaacggCCCAAGCAGCAGCCTGATGGAAAGTCataaatactgcaaaataaCTGTGAGATGAAGAAACGATTCTGTGACCTCACCTTTCATGCTGATCAGCTGAGGAGCGGCACTTCCCAAAGAGCAGATGCAATCAAGGGCTGACAGAGGTGGAACTGATTGACAGGGCAGATACTGTTGGAAGCACCCATCCCTCCCGAGGATGGCAAAAGGGAATTTGTGTAAAGCTGATCTTCTTTCTGATGAAGgcaaaaataacaaagcaaGCAAGGATCCCTCTGCAGGGAACCATCAGCCCTGCACCAGCCTGctgacaagcagcagcagcagggtaCTTTGCACTTACATGGTACTTACATGGTAAACTTATATGGTACACTTATGTGGTTGTATGGTACTATCCATTCAGGGGTCTCAGAGTGTGCCACGCCGTTAGTGCATTTACCGTTCGGCTCCCTCGAGAGTTGTGCAGAGAATGTTATTGCCATTTTAAAGAAGATGACACAAAGAGGGGCTGAGAGGTTAAGACTGAAGAAGGATTTTGTGGCAAATCCAAGAAATACGGCTCCCTCCTTCTAGATCTCCACCCTGTCCGTGACGCCATCCTGCCAGCGGCACTTAAAACACCAACAGAGTATATCTTTCAAAAAGCGGGGTGACAACTCGGCATCCTCAACCATACCACTGTCTCATATTAATCCTGACATACATATCTCTGGGACAGATAAAAATCCAGTGCTTTTTACTTTTGACCCACCCTGTTAGCAGACATTTATCAACTGGGAGCTGGTGAATCACAGATGAATATGTTCCATGCCCTTAGTCCTGTGTTTAGACCATTAACCATGGCATATCCTTATTTCCCATTTAAACAGGCCAGTTCCTAGCCACCGATTCAAGATGCAGTTTTTTCATGTGACTGATCAATTTTTCAACACCTGGAGTTTTATCTTGCCAGCCGGAGAGTGACAGCTGACTACAGCCCACACTGGCGTCAGAGTCCGTGGCTTTCCCTGAGGAGTCCTCTGGAGATCCCTGC from Caloenas nicobarica isolate bCalNic1 chromosome 1, bCalNic1.hap1, whole genome shotgun sequence includes the following:
- the CCDC70 gene encoding coiled-coil domain-containing protein 70; its protein translation is MMSCSSCCTSCQQKLIEKLQAKKAFQEKIRSFQESMKSFREKINSFREKVRVFKMAIRAFWEEEKPIWEEETAFREEEKAIQKEAEAFWRLYCDFWKDCHAFWKKGKDFWKENEPLCGKDKVLLHENRVLWAEEAALWEDQIALLKEDRALWEDEKALQEDKKTLKEYETLIWEEAFGPERLDISRDATVHRGNA